DNA from Terriglobales bacterium:
AATTGCCGGCGCAGATCGCCATCTTTAAGATCCCGCTCTGGATTCAGCGAGTGGATAATCCACATTTGATCGCGTCCCCGGCTGGCGGCCACATTGAAGCGCTGCTTAAATATTTGTTGATCGCGCAAGCGCAATGGACCGCGCTCGGAGGTGTCCACCATTGAGATGAAGATAACGTCACGCTCGTCTCCCTGAAATTGGGCCGCGTTTCCACAAAGCAAGCGGTGCATCTCGTAGCGATCGGGCGACAGATGAGCTCTCAGCAACCTGTCAATCTCAACCGCTTGCTCGTCCCCGAGCAGAGAAACAACGCCGAAGCTCACTGGCCCTCCGGCCTCGTTGATTTGATACTCCGGTTGTTCGATGGCCGCGGCAATCAAAGAGGTAACCGCCAGGGCCTCCGGACGATTGATCTTTTCGTCGCGGCTGGATCCGGAAACCTGGTAAGAAACCACTGGCGGCCGGATTTGAACCCGGCTTGCGTCGCGCAGCGGTTTCACCCGTTGATCGTACGAAACCATGTTGCTGAATTGAATGATCTCCGGCGCACAACGGAAATGCTCGACCAGGCAAGTGGTTCCGCCAAAAGACTGGCGCGCGAGGTCATAGATGGAAATTTGGCCGTCATACAAATGAGCATTGGGAATGCCGTGTAGGTATTGAGAAATCAGGTTTCCGACCATGCCGAGGTCCTGGCCTACAGCGGTTGGGCTTACCTGTTCATGATCTCCAACGACCAGAACAGTTTTGCCTAGGTAGAGCGCCAGAAGTGCCATGACGTCGCTTTGGCTGGCTTCGTCAATAATAACGACGTCAAATCGGGTCACTCGCGGATCAAAATTCTCCACCACCCGCGAAAGCGGCATGACCCAAACTGGAACAGCGCTGCGGCACTCACTCATTTTTCGAGCGGCCTCCGCGCGCAGCAAGGGAACGCGGATACCGGTTCCTTTGCCAATCCGCCGGATGGTATCCAACCAGCCGATGAGCGCTTGCCGCTGATGCGATGATGTCCGGCGGGCCTGATGCGCCCACGCTCGCCGGTCAATGAGATCAACAGTGACTCTACGAATCTGCTCGCGGAGTTTCTCGCTCTGATTTTGCAGATCTTCCAGAGAAACGCCGCCTCGCCGCTCCAATTCGTCATTCAGCCGGCGCCAAGTCCAGGCACGTGTGGGATCACCAGGAATCTGAGCGCCGCCATGAACGCCATCACGATTGCGAATGCATGTGGCCCACGCCGGAGCTGCACTCTCAAGCCGGTTGAGCAAGATATGACGCAAATCGCAATCAGCCCGCCGGCTCGCAACATCGGCAAGGCGTGCATGGGCTTCAGCATAGCTGCCAGAATCCATGCGATTGACCGCGTCTGTGAGTCCGGCAATCACTCTAGATGAGCCGAAGTTCTGCCACGCGAGATCGAGGCCGATCGATAACTCGTGCAATTGATTCTCTATGCGCTGTAATTTGAGTTTTTGCAGGTGTGCTCCCAGAATGGGAAGAAGAGCTGTAATGACAGCCCGCTCAATGCGGGTCAACTCTCCATACGTGCCAATACACACGGGTTGCTCGGCAATGAACTTCTCCCAGCAAAAACCGAGGTCCTTGAGCTCTTCTTGCAGCGGGGCCCAGGCGAGTTCATGCCACGCCAGGCAACCCTGAATGGGGCCGCAGAACTGGATGAGCGTGTTCTCAATTGCGTCTCCCATTTGACTCGAAGGAGCAGCATCTAATGAAGCAACCTGTCGGTCCCATCGCACTGCGAGATCCTGCCGCAGAATTTTCAACCTGCACAACCGGCGCAGTGCATAGAAGTGTTCAGTCAGGCATGGCCGTCCGCCATTGACGCGCGTGGTTGCCACGAACTCTTCCCAAGGCTTGTGCTTCCACAAAACGAAGGAACCGAGTTTCCCTCCTTGTTCGAGATGAGCAAGAATCTCTGTCGCGATTTGTTCCTGCTCCTCGGGTCGCCTGTTGCCAGGCAGCACAGGACCATATTGCAGGAGCGTCTCCTGCGCATCTGCCGCCTCGCGATGAACAAGCTGTATAAAACTAACCAGTTGGTCCCAGGGTTGCCGATATGTCGCGCCATATTTGCCCGCGTAGACCGCGGCGAGCTTCCACTTCTCTTTGCCCGACAATGGTTCTACAGCTTGCGTCAATCGGGCCGCCAGAGCTTCGATTTGCTCCTCCGATCCTCGGGCCGCGCCAGGCTGCCAAAGATCGGAACGGAGATCCAATTTTTCAAGACGAAGCCGACTTCTTTCGCGAACCGTCGCCTCAAAGTCTTCAGGCGTAGGAAGATCGGCAACCTCCGGAAGATCACCTGCGAGCTCATGCTCATCTTCCGGAGAAAGTGAAACATTCGTTCGATACAGCTCTGATAATTCAGCGTCAGAAAGCGGCAGCGGGGCTTCTGCTTGTAGCGGGGCAGGAATCCACCCGTGGATTTCTTTCTCTTGTGCGACTGCGCGAGCTGCATCGGCAGGAGTCCAGGCTTTGCCGTCTACTATGATTTTGCGATACTCATCAGCTCTTGCTTCCGCCAGTTGTTGCAGCACTCGGTCTAATCCTCCGAGCAAGGCATATCGTTCGGCCTCCAGTTTGCTGGCCTCACTCTCCAGTGAACCAGGCTCGACGCTTCCCAGTCTTTCGGCAATCGAAGCTACAGCGCTTTCCAACTGTCGTCGGCTGTCGAGGTCATTTTCCAGAACGCTCACGCACAGCGGCCGCAACCCCGGGACAATATGATGCCGCACCATTCGCAAGGCTTTCGTCGTATGGCTTGTGACCAGAACACTCTTCCCTTGTGCCAGAAGATGGCCGATTAAATTACCGATGGTATGCGTCTTGCCCGTTCCCGGAGGCCCCTGAACCAAGACCCCGCCGTGCTTTTCCAGTTGTTGGGCAATTCTGATCTGCTCTGGATTTGCCGGCTTACTGAGAAGCACATCTGTCTCGGCTTGACGAAGAGGATGGGGCGCCAACTCTTGTTCCTCGATTGCCGTATCGTCCGTGAAAATCGGCGATTCTTCTCCCACGATGTTCAACAGTGACCAGGGCAAATCCTGGCGAGTACGCAAGTCCTCAAGTACACCCTCAATCGCGGAAGCAAAACCCAGCGTGCGGGAACGCAGGAAAATAATCGGATCGCGATAGATGCGCGGCTCGTTCCGTTCACCTTGAGGCGCTTTTTCCTCAACGAACTCCCCGCGCGGGGAGAGTTGCACAACCAGGCGCTTCAGAAAAGAAGAAGTAGGTTCTTCGCCCAGCGGATGATAGCCTCCTTGCTCCAACTCTTCACGGCAACGTCCTATGGCGCGCCCATCCACGTCGATTAGAGTCTGGAACAATGCAGAATACAATTCCACCGGATACTCCGCTTCCGCGAGAATGAACTCCGGCACAGCCGCATTGAATTCCAGCTGCAGACGCTGCAGCAGGACCGGATGACAGATGTCTCCCTCCGCTCGGCGCCAACTCAAAATGCCGTCGCCCAGAATGAGCTCCACTCGTTCCGCTTCGCGCTCCAGCCGTCCATGCAATTCATATAAGCTTTCAAAAATCTTCATAGCGGCACGCGCAGGCTTTTCAGCCACGGCCCACTCATCGCGCTGCAACTGCCAACGCCGAAAAACCGTAACCCTGGCTGGATCATCGCGGAATTTTTCGACTTTGGTATCGCCGTCACGGCCCCGCTCATTTCGCGTTTCATGCAAAGCAACTTCTTTTGCCGGATCGTCCCAGTCTTCTTTGAGCCACAACGCAAGTTCTTTAGGAGGCTCTGGCGCCTGGCTCAATCTTGGCCTCTCCACTTTGAAAACGAATGTTTCCCTGCTGGGCCTGTCAATGCTTTGAACTTTGGTATCGAGTCTGTTGGGCGTCACTGAGTCCGGGCGCGTGACGCCTCGCTGTACGGAGGAATGACTGGGCAGGTCATGCAGCCATAGACTCCAGAGCTGAGAACTGATCTGCCGCTGCACAGGATTGCGATGCTGATTGAGGGCTTCGAGGTAACGAAAAACTCTGGTGATTTTGTCACGCGCCGTCCGGAGCTTGGCGACATCCGGAGCTTTTGCCGGCCGTTTCCGGGAATTGGTATTTGCACCGTGACCGTTCTGTGTTGCTTGCTCATAGCTGGAGTGTGGGATAATAATTTTATTGCTCATCTTAATTGGCCATCTTAACGTAAGATGCACAATCCAGAAACCGAGTCACAGTCAAGGTTACTTTAGGTCATCATAAATTAACTCGTATAAAGTATTGATAAATAAGCATATTAATCTATGGTACATGTACCATCGGAAGGCCGGCATCGTGTCCTTCTTTCTGTTTGTTCCACGATGGATTGATATGGATTGCTAAGGTAACCATGTTTGTTCTTGTTCGTGCGATCACCTACGCTGCGCTCTTTATTGGCCTCGTGCTCATCTACATGCCGGCACGTCTCTTGTCTTGGTCGGGCATTGTGCGCCCTGCGGCGATTGCAGTGCCGCAGGTTGCTGGGATGGTTATCGGGGCCGCTGGTGCGGCGATCGCCCTGTGGTGCATATTCACCTTCGTATCCATCGGCAGAGGCACTCCCGCGCCCTTCGATCCGCCTCGCCGGCTGGTGATTCAAGGTCCCTACCGTTTCGTGCGGAATCCCATGTACATTGGTGCAGGACTCGCCCTCGCCAGCGCCGCGCTCTTCTACAAGTCGTTGCCGCTTCTGGCTTATGCTGGCTTTTTCTTTCTCGCGACTCACCTCTTCGTGGTGTTCTACGAGGAGCCCACTCTACGTCGAGCCTTCGGGCAAGAGTACGAAGCATACTGCCGCCAGGCTAGGCGATGGTGGCCGCGCATGAACTGATCATTTCGAATCTGTATCTTTAGAACTGTAGGTACTGCCTGGATAAGAGGTTGGTTGACCGGCTGTTCGAGCGCATCATACAATCGAATTGCTGCAAACCAATCGTTCTCACTGCCCCCTCGTTCAATGGTAGGACAGCTGACTCTGGATCAGCATATCGGGGTTCGAATCCCTGGGGGGCAGCCAAATCAAAATCAATAACTTACTTCTAAATCGGCCCGACGGAAAAAGCACTATGTCCGCATTTACTGGGGGGTAACCGCTTTCGGGCGGGGGACTAGCTGACCGCTCAAAGGGCTTGTCAGCTTTGGTTTCCTGCCGGGTCTTGGACCCTGCCCTTCCACTTGCCGCCGCGGCCCGTCCAGAATTTGAAGGCGGAGTGGAAAGTCGCCCCCATATAGAAGGCCGCAATCGCGGGCAGAGCTGCGGCCCAAAGCGGACTCAGGCGATAGAGGCGAACCGTCGGAAGAAAACATATGGTCATCAGCACCCATGCGGCGGCTCCGAGGAGCGCCGGAACCAACTGCCGGCTAAAAAACAGCAATGCCGGCGGCACAAGATAGGTGATGCCTAGTCCCAGAAGCGACAGCAGAAGCAGCAGGTTCGAGTGCTGCAACTGGTTAAAGGCGGTGCGCGAGATCATCCGCCCAATCGCAGCCAACGAGCTGTAAGAGCGAAGGCT
Protein-coding regions in this window:
- a CDS encoding AAA domain-containing protein; protein product: MSNKIIIPHSSYEQATQNGHGANTNSRKRPAKAPDVAKLRTARDKITRVFRYLEALNQHRNPVQRQISSQLWSLWLHDLPSHSSVQRGVTRPDSVTPNRLDTKVQSIDRPSRETFVFKVERPRLSQAPEPPKELALWLKEDWDDPAKEVALHETRNERGRDGDTKVEKFRDDPARVTVFRRWQLQRDEWAVAEKPARAAMKIFESLYELHGRLEREAERVELILGDGILSWRRAEGDICHPVLLQRLQLEFNAAVPEFILAEAEYPVELYSALFQTLIDVDGRAIGRCREELEQGGYHPLGEEPTSSFLKRLVVQLSPRGEFVEEKAPQGERNEPRIYRDPIIFLRSRTLGFASAIEGVLEDLRTRQDLPWSLLNIVGEESPIFTDDTAIEEQELAPHPLRQAETDVLLSKPANPEQIRIAQQLEKHGGVLVQGPPGTGKTHTIGNLIGHLLAQGKSVLVTSHTTKALRMVRHHIVPGLRPLCVSVLENDLDSRRQLESAVASIAERLGSVEPGSLESEASKLEAERYALLGGLDRVLQQLAEARADEYRKIIVDGKAWTPADAARAVAQEKEIHGWIPAPLQAEAPLPLSDAELSELYRTNVSLSPEDEHELAGDLPEVADLPTPEDFEATVRERSRLRLEKLDLRSDLWQPGAARGSEEQIEALAARLTQAVEPLSGKEKWKLAAVYAGKYGATYRQPWDQLVSFIQLVHREAADAQETLLQYGPVLPGNRRPEEQEQIATEILAHLEQGGKLGSFVLWKHKPWEEFVATTRVNGGRPCLTEHFYALRRLCRLKILRQDLAVRWDRQVASLDAAPSSQMGDAIENTLIQFCGPIQGCLAWHELAWAPLQEELKDLGFCWEKFIAEQPVCIGTYGELTRIERAVITALLPILGAHLQKLKLQRIENQLHELSIGLDLAWQNFGSSRVIAGLTDAVNRMDSGSYAEAHARLADVASRRADCDLRHILLNRLESAAPAWATCIRNRDGVHGGAQIPGDPTRAWTWRRLNDELERRGGVSLEDLQNQSEKLREQIRRVTVDLIDRRAWAHQARRTSSHQRQALIGWLDTIRRIGKGTGIRVPLLRAEAARKMSECRSAVPVWVMPLSRVVENFDPRVTRFDVVIIDEASQSDVMALLALYLGKTVLVVGDHEQVSPTAVGQDLGMVGNLISQYLHGIPNAHLYDGQISIYDLARQSFGGTTCLVEHFRCAPEIIQFSNMVSYDQRVKPLRDASRVQIRPPVVSYQVSGSSRDEKINRPEALAVTSLIAAAIEQPEYQINEAGGPVSFGVVSLLGDEQAVEIDRLLRAHLSPDRYEMHRLLCGNAAQFQGDERDVIFISMVDTSERGPLRLRDQQIFKQRFNVAASRGRDQMWIIHSLNPERDLKDGDLRRQLIEHAYDPTHLMLAPEKTEKRARSSFERELMKHLEGHGYQVTPQWQVGAYRIDLVVEGNGKRLAIECDGDPYHAFDMDKLSSKLSEDMERQAILERLGWVFTRVRATEFFRDAERALRPVFERLDVLEIPPVSDMTRRPRPADIPDQTGLMDTNESLVLAGADTGAENEEPQPIAPADLVARVIHRADELREKWALRQ
- a CDS encoding isoprenylcysteine carboxylmethyltransferase family protein → MFVLVRAITYAALFIGLVLIYMPARLLSWSGIVRPAAIAVPQVAGMVIGAAGAAIALWCIFTFVSIGRGTPAPFDPPRRLVIQGPYRFVRNPMYIGAGLALASAALFYKSLPLLAYAGFFFLATHLFVVFYEEPTLRRAFGQEYEAYCRQARRWWPRMN